The Macaca nemestrina isolate mMacNem1 chromosome 6, mMacNem.hap1, whole genome shotgun sequence genome window below encodes:
- the LOC105482334 gene encoding complement C1q tumor necrosis factor-related protein 2 isoform X1: MGKLCLGPTLGPAAAAEENRDAEPRRELLCSGRPWTWRTAARVTTMIPWVLLACALPCAADPLLGAFARRDFRKGSPQLVCSLPGPQGPPGPPGAPGPSGMMGRMGFPGKDGQDGQDGDRGDSGEEGPPGRTGNRGKPGPKGKAGAIGRAGPRGPKGVNGTPGKHGTPGKKGPKGKKGEPGLPGPCSCGSGHTKSAFSVAVTKSYPRERLPIKFDKILMNEGGHYNASSGKFVCGVPGIYYFTYDITLANKHLAIGLVHNGQYRIRTFDANTGNHDVASGSTILALKQGDEVWLQIFYSEQNGLFYDPYWTDSLFTGFLIYADQDDPNEV, from the exons ATGGGAAAACTATGCCTGGGGCCGACGCTCGGCCCGGCTGCTGCAGCCGAGGAAAACCGGGACGCGGAGCCCCGCCGAGAGCTTCTTTGCTCCGGACGCCCCTGGACGTGGCGGACAGCCGCAAGG GTGACCACCATGATCCCCTGGGTGCTCTTGGCCTGTGCCCTCCCCTGCGCTGCTGACCCACTGCTTGGCGCCTTTGCTCGCAGGGACTTCCGGAAAGGCTCCCCTCAACTGGTCTGCAGCCTGCCTGGCCCCCAGGGCCCACCCGGCCCCCCAGGAGCCCCAGGGCCCTCAGGAATGATGGGACGAATGGGCTTTCCTGGCAAAGACGGCCAAGATGGACAGGACGGCGACAGGGGGGACAGCGGAGAGGAAG gtccACCTGGCCGGACAGGTAACCGGGGAAAGCCAGGACCAAAGGGCAAAGCCGGGGCCATTGGGCGGGCTGGCCCCCGTGGCCCCAAGGGGGTCAACGGCACCCCCGGGAAGCATGGCACGCCAGGCAAGAAGGGGCCTAAGGGCAAGAAGGGGGAGCCGGGCCTCCCAGGCCCCTGCAGCTGCGGCAGTGGCCATACCAAGTCAGCTTTCTCGGTGGCAGTGACCAAGAGCTACCCACGGGAGCGGCTGCCCATCAAGTTTGACAAGATTCTGATGAACGAGGGCGGTCACTACAATGCTTCCAGCGGCAAGTTCGTCTGCGGCGTGCCTGGGATCTACTACTTCACCTACGACATCACGCTGGCCAACAAGCACCTAGCCATCGGCCTGGTGCACAACGGCCAGTACCGCATCCGGACCTTTGATGCCAACACCGGCAACCATGATGTGGCCTCGGGCTCCACCATCCTGGCTCTCAAGCAGGGTGACGAAGTCTGGCTGCAGATCTTCTACTCAGAGCAGAATGGGCTCTTCTACGACCCTTACTGGACAGACAGCCTCTTTACGGGCTTCCTAATCTACGCCGACCAGGATGACCCCAACGAGGTATAG
- the LOC105482334 gene encoding complement C1q tumor necrosis factor-related protein 2 isoform X2 yields MGKLCLGPTLGPAAAAEENRDAEPRRELLCSGRPWTWRTAARVTTMIPWVLLACALPCAADPLLGAFARRDFRKGSPQLVCSLPGPQGPPGPPGAPGPSGMMGRMGFPGKDGQDGQDGDRGDSGEEGPPGRTVTKSYPRERLPIKFDKILMNEGGHYNASSGKFVCGVPGIYYFTYDITLANKHLAIGLVHNGQYRIRTFDANTGNHDVASGSTILALKQGDEVWLQIFYSEQNGLFYDPYWTDSLFTGFLIYADQDDPNEV; encoded by the exons ATGGGAAAACTATGCCTGGGGCCGACGCTCGGCCCGGCTGCTGCAGCCGAGGAAAACCGGGACGCGGAGCCCCGCCGAGAGCTTCTTTGCTCCGGACGCCCCTGGACGTGGCGGACAGCCGCAAGG GTGACCACCATGATCCCCTGGGTGCTCTTGGCCTGTGCCCTCCCCTGCGCTGCTGACCCACTGCTTGGCGCCTTTGCTCGCAGGGACTTCCGGAAAGGCTCCCCTCAACTGGTCTGCAGCCTGCCTGGCCCCCAGGGCCCACCCGGCCCCCCAGGAGCCCCAGGGCCCTCAGGAATGATGGGACGAATGGGCTTTCCTGGCAAAGACGGCCAAGATGGACAGGACGGCGACAGGGGGGACAGCGGAGAGGAAG gtccACCTGGCCGGACAG TGACCAAGAGCTACCCACGGGAGCGGCTGCCCATCAAGTTTGACAAGATTCTGATGAACGAGGGCGGTCACTACAATGCTTCCAGCGGCAAGTTCGTCTGCGGCGTGCCTGGGATCTACTACTTCACCTACGACATCACGCTGGCCAACAAGCACCTAGCCATCGGCCTGGTGCACAACGGCCAGTACCGCATCCGGACCTTTGATGCCAACACCGGCAACCATGATGTGGCCTCGGGCTCCACCATCCTGGCTCTCAAGCAGGGTGACGAAGTCTGGCTGCAGATCTTCTACTCAGAGCAGAATGGGCTCTTCTACGACCCTTACTGGACAGACAGCCTCTTTACGGGCTTCCTAATCTACGCCGACCAGGATGACCCCAACGAGGTATAG